The nucleotide sequence TGCCATTAAATCAAAAATCTGGGAAATTGGCTTTTTTGTCCTAGATTCAATTTCTGCAAGAATAATGGCAGGTATTATCCCTCTAATGCCACCTCCATCTACAGATAAAATGTACTTTGTCACTGTAAAATTTATTTGTGTTTGTGAATAGCTTCAAGTTCGTTGACTTCTTCAGTGAGGTTTTTCACTCTCTCTTCAAGTCGATAGACTATTTCGATTAGTTCTTGGTTTTTTTCTATAAATTTATCATGGATGTGTACACGTAAGTCAAGTTTTGCCAACCACCATATGAATCCTACAGTCTGTAGAACTATTGTTATTATTACCGCTATTGGGATTTTTTGCTTTTTCATGTGAAAGTATTAATCTATTATGGATGGTTTTGGGAGTTTATATAGAGATCATAAAAAACTTGCAGCTTTAGTGATTACTTTTTGTTGATTCGTATCGGTCCTCTGCTTCTGCAAGTAGCTTAATGATTTCTCTGTAAGGTTTATCTTTGTTGTGCCTTGATGCCATTACAGCTATTCTTCTAGGGCTTTTTCCATTGCTATCCTTTATATTAGGATTCGCTCCTTTTTCTAATAGAAACTCAACGATTTCTAAATAGCCTTGATCTGCAGCAGAATGTAGCGCTGTCCATTTGAATTTATTAGTAGCATTAATATCAATACCATCTTCTACTAAAAACCTTACGATTTCTAAACATCCTTCTCCTGCAACATAACGTAATGATTTTTCACCAATACCTATATTATCTTTTATCAAGGATTTCACAGTTTCCAAGTCACAGTTCTTAGCTGCGATTTCTAATGTGGCACTATAACTCTCATCTCCTTTTTTAAAAAAGGAAAAATATATAACCACAATACACACCGTTAGCACTATAAGAAAAATTAATCCATCAAATTCTCCTTGGCGTATAATTGAATTTTTATGAAAAAGCCTTCTTACATTTCTGTTCATGTAGTACTGCAATAATTATACCCATCTAGAATTAAATGACTATTTGCTTAAGTTTCACTTAAACAGCTTTGCTCACTGCTGCCTCTACTATAGTTTGATATCCTCTATTATTCAGAATATGTTCTGCCCTGCTGATTACCCATTCACCTTCAATTTCCTGACAAAATCCTGAAAGGCTGATCTTAGCTTCTGCAAATAATTCTGGATTACCAGGAACAGTTACATTTAAATTTGATGTACTACGTTTTAGTTGTTTTAACTTGGCTGCTGCTGCACTAATTGCTGATTCTGCGGTAGAGTAAAGCGTTTGCAGGGTATAACTTGGACCCTCATTTCCCACTTTCTCTTCTATAGTTTCTCCCTTTTCATAACTGTGCCATTTTGCAATAACAGATCCATATTTGTTACGCACATTAAAATTTACCTCCCAATTTATAATATCTTTAGGTGTCAATACTGTTGTACCTAACATCTTTCCAGTCGCTGATCTTGCTTCTCCCTTCGGAATAAAAATTATATATCCTCCTGCTGGTTTTACTAGTGCATCATATTTTTTGCCTAATCCTTCCAAAAAACTCATGTCGCTTTCATCTGCTTGAATGGTATGTGGTATAAATATATTTTCAAATCTTTCAGCGACTTTACCTTCATACCCATGTTCTTGTGCTATTTCTTTAATCAAATCTCCCAAGGTAATGTCTTTCCA is from Wolbachia endosymbiont (group B) of Hofmannophila pseudospretella and encodes:
- a CDS encoding ankyrin repeat domain-containing protein, whose translation is MNRNVRRLFHKNSIIRQGEFDGLIFLIVLTVCIVVIYFSFFKKGDESYSATLEIAAKNCDLETVKSLIKDNIGIGEKSLRYVAGEGCLEIVRFLVEDGIDINATNKFKWTALHSAADQGYLEIVEFLLEKGANPNIKDSNGKSPRRIAVMASRHNKDKPYREIIKLLAEAEDRYESTKSNH
- a CDS encoding phage late control D family protein; this encodes MTPDFDIVAKNNPVTEVLKKSLILLRVTDGSGTTSDEAEICINYSSSALELKGNLQVFLGYKETGLLPMGVYKANQITIQSPPQTLRIKCDAASLRGSLKERKSKEWKDITLGDLIKEIAQEHGYEGKVAERFENIFIPHTIQADESDMSFLEGLGKKYDALVKPAGGYIIFIPKGEARSATGKMLGTTVLTPKDIINWEVNFNVRNKYGSVIAKWHSYEKGETIEEKVGNEGPSYTLQTLYSTAESAISAAAAKLKQLKRSTSNLNVTVPGNPELFAEAKISLSGFCQEIEGEWVISRAEHILNNRGYQTIVEAAVSKAV